One Asterias rubens chromosome 1, eAstRub1.3, whole genome shotgun sequence genomic region harbors:
- the LOC117291881 gene encoding sodium/calcium exchanger regulatory protein 1-like, which yields MAEANTTDVDLSGKWKLDRNENFDEYMKNAGVGLIKRKLISSLPTTIEVTQTGDDFKFLTKTPLGSRQTTFTLGVVYPETNPMWGEREHRVLADFDGGKLVQNVNTAPKGRSMRFEREIVDGELVLTMVLGEMVAKRYFKKLEEAVQVSDEKPAAKPLELN from the coding sequence ATGGCTGAAGCAAATACAACTGATGTAGATTTGAGCGGCAAATGGAAACTGGACAGAAATGAGAATTTCGACGAGTACATGAAAAATGCTGGCGTCGGCCTCATCAAACGTAAGCTCATCAGTTCCCTCCCTACCACCATCGAGGTCACCCAGACCGGTGACGACTTCAAGTTCCTCACCAAGACGCCGCTCGGCTCACGGCAGACGACGTTCACGCTGGGCGTGGTCTACCCCGAGACCAACCCGATGTGGGGCGAGAGGGAGCACCGTGTCCTGGCCGATTTTGACGGTGGGAAGCTGGTGCAAAACGTGAATACGGCTCCGAAGGGCAGGTCGATGCGTTTTGAACGTGAAATCGTAGACGGGGAGCTTGTGCTTACCATGGTACTGGGTGAGATGGTAGCCAAGAGGTACTTCAAGAAACTCGAGGAAGCTGTACAAGTTAGTGATGAAAAACCTGCAGCAAAACCATTGGAACTTAACTGA
- the LOC117291870 gene encoding uncharacterized protein LOC117291870, whose translation MEDSIPPADVEEAFIGKWKSVKTEGMDEFAEVFNIEKSKIPENPYCELDITKDGEGAYIIVNKSDGGLKTQRHELGKPLKDNIMGREVDIVTMWNGRRLVTSNVKGDSSLSRSVVDGMLVCVVMTKDFTITTTFERC comes from the coding sequence ATGGAAGATTCGATACCACCGGCAGACGTAGAGGAGGCCTTTATTGGCAAATGGAAATCCGTCAAAACGGAAGGAATGGACGAATTTGCCGAGGTATTCAACATCGAAAAGAGCAAGATACCGGAGAATCCTTATTGTGAGTTGGACATCACTAAGGACGGTGAGGGCGCTTACATCATCGTGAATAAATCCGACGGAGGACTAAAAACTCAGCGACACGAGCTTGGGAAGCCTTTGAAAGACAACATCATGGGACGGGAGGTGGATATTGTAACGATGTGGAATGGACGGAGGCTGGTCACGTCTAACGTCAAGGGGGATTCGTCCCTGTCAAGGAGCGTTGTGGACGGTATGCTCGTGTGTGTTGTGATGACCAAAGACTTTACCATCACCACGACCTTTGAAAGATGCTGA
- the LOC117291882 gene encoding fatty acid-binding protein, heart-like, with the protein MADASSPPADLNGKWQLVRNEKFDAYLKSVDIGLIKRKMINSMTPVVEMEQNGDDFKVTAKIPVAGPIVSTFKVGVEFTDSNPMMGGTDEKRVLAEWRGCKLVHTVVSAPKDKPMSIEREIVDGELVITMTNGDVVAKRYFKKLPSQ; encoded by the coding sequence ATGGCGGACGCATCATCACCACCTGCGGATCTGAACGGCAAATGGCAACTCGTCAGAAACGAGAAATTCGACGCCTACCTGAAATCCGTGGACATTGGGTTAATCAAACGAAAGATGATCAACTCAATGACACCCGTAGTAGAGATGGAGCAGAACGGCGATGACTTCAAAGTGACAGCCAAGATACCCGTCGCCGGACCCATCGTGTCGACGTTCAAGGTGGGCGTTGAGTTCACCGACTCCAACCCGATGATGGGAGGCACTGACGAGAAGCGTGTCCTGGCGGAGTGGCGGGGGTGTAAGCTGGTCCATACGGTGGTTTCGGCCCCAAAGGACAAGCCGATGTCAATCGAACGAGAGATCGTCGACGGAGAGCTGGTTATCACCATGACTAACGGGGACGTGGTGGCGAAGAGATACTTCAAGAAGCTACCGTCACAATAA